A stretch of Klebsiella sp. RIT-PI-d DNA encodes these proteins:
- the ilvI gene encoding acetolactate synthase 3 large subunit: MEMLSGAEMVVRSLIDQGVKQVFGYPGGAVLDIYDALHTVGGIDHVLVRHEQAAVHMADGLARATGEVGVVLVTSGPGATNAITGIATAYMDSIPLVVLSGQVASSLIGYDAFQECDMVGISRPVVKHSFLVKKAEDIPGVLKKAFWLAASGRPGPVVVDLPKDILNTANKHPYLWPDSVSMRSYNPTTSGHKGQIKRALQTLIAARKPVVYVGGGAINAECHAQLRVLIEKLNLPVVSSLMGLGAFPATHRQALGMLGMHGTYEANMTMHHSDLIFAVGVRFDDRTTNNLAKYCPSATVLHIDIDPTSISKTVAADIPIVGDARRVLEQMLELLDQETASQPLDEIRDWWQNIEQWRARQCLKYDTQSESIKPQAVIETVWRLTHGEAYVTSDVGQHQMFAALYYPFDKPRRWINSGGLGTMGFGLPAALGVKMALPDETVICVTGDGSIQMNIQELSTALQYDVPVLVLNLNNRYLGMVKQWQDMIYSGRHSQSYMQSLPDFVRLAEAYGHVGIQINHPHELEAKLAEALEQVKNRRLVFVDVTVDGSEHVYPMQIRGGAMDEMWLSKTERT, from the coding sequence ATGGAGATGTTGTCAGGAGCCGAGATGGTCGTCCGATCGCTTATTGACCAGGGCGTAAAGCAGGTATTCGGTTATCCCGGAGGCGCGGTCCTCGATATCTATGATGCCCTGCATACCGTGGGTGGAATTGACCATGTACTGGTGCGTCACGAGCAGGCGGCAGTGCATATGGCGGATGGCCTCGCCCGGGCAACTGGGGAGGTGGGGGTGGTGCTGGTGACGTCCGGCCCGGGTGCAACCAACGCGATTACCGGTATCGCCACCGCCTATATGGATTCTATCCCGCTGGTCGTTCTCTCCGGCCAGGTAGCGTCATCGCTTATTGGCTATGATGCTTTCCAGGAATGCGACATGGTGGGCATCTCTCGTCCAGTGGTGAAACACAGCTTTCTGGTTAAGAAAGCGGAAGATATTCCGGGCGTATTGAAAAAAGCATTCTGGCTGGCCGCCAGCGGCCGTCCTGGACCGGTGGTGGTCGACCTGCCGAAAGATATCCTTAATACCGCAAATAAACATCCCTATCTCTGGCCTGACTCGGTCAGTATGCGTTCCTACAATCCGACCACCTCGGGGCATAAAGGCCAAATCAAGCGCGCGCTGCAAACGCTGATCGCCGCCCGTAAACCCGTAGTGTATGTGGGGGGCGGCGCGATAAACGCAGAATGTCATGCGCAGTTGCGTGTGCTGATTGAGAAACTCAATCTGCCGGTAGTCTCTTCGCTGATGGGCCTGGGGGCCTTTCCCGCGACTCATCGCCAGGCGCTGGGGATGTTGGGGATGCACGGGACCTATGAAGCTAATATGACGATGCATCATTCGGATTTAATCTTTGCCGTCGGCGTTCGTTTTGACGATCGTACGACCAATAATCTGGCGAAGTATTGTCCCAGTGCCACGGTGCTGCATATTGATATTGATCCAACCTCAATTTCGAAAACCGTGGCGGCAGATATTCCCATTGTCGGTGATGCTCGTCGCGTGCTGGAGCAAATGCTGGAACTGCTGGATCAGGAAACCGCCTCACAACCGCTTGATGAGATCCGCGACTGGTGGCAGAACATTGAACAGTGGCGCGCCCGCCAGTGCCTGAAATATGACACGCAAAGCGAAAGCATCAAACCACAGGCGGTGATCGAAACCGTCTGGCGGTTGACCCACGGAGAGGCGTATGTCACCTCAGATGTGGGTCAACACCAGATGTTTGCCGCACTTTATTATCCGTTCGATAAACCGCGTCGCTGGATCAACTCCGGGGGGCTTGGCACCATGGGCTTTGGCCTTCCGGCAGCGCTGGGTGTCAAAATGGCGCTACCTGACGAAACCGTGATTTGCGTCACCGGCGACGGCAGCATCCAGATGAATATTCAGGAGCTGTCAACGGCGCTGCAATATGATGTGCCGGTACTGGTATTGAATCTGAACAACCGCTATCTCGGGATGGTAAAGCAGTGGCAGGATATGATCTATTCGGGCCGCCATTCGCAATCTTATATGCAATCGTTACCCGATTTTGTCCGTCTGGCAGAAGCCTACGGTCACGTCGGCATCCAGATAAACCATCCGCATGAGCTGGAGGCGAAGCTTGCAGAGGCGCTGGAGCAGGTGAAAAACCGTCGTCTGGTGTTTGTGGATGTCACTGTTGATGGCAGTGAGCACGTTTACCCGATGCAGATCCGCGGGGGAGCAATGGACGAAATGTGGCTGAGTAAAACGGAGAGGACCTGA
- the ilvN gene encoding acetolactate synthase small subunit → MRRILSVLLENESGALSRVIGLFSQRGYNIESLTVAPTDDPTLSRMTIQTVGDEKVIEQIEKQLHKLVDVLRVNELGQGQHVEREIMLVKVQASGYGREEVKRNTEIFRGQIIDVTPSIYTVQLAGTSDKLDAFLATLRDVARIVEVARSGIVGLSRGDKIMR, encoded by the coding sequence ATGCGCCGGATATTATCGGTTTTACTGGAAAACGAGTCTGGCGCACTGTCGCGCGTGATAGGCCTCTTTTCACAGCGTGGTTATAACATTGAAAGCCTGACCGTTGCGCCGACGGACGATCCCACGTTATCGCGTATGACGATCCAGACCGTCGGCGATGAAAAGGTGATTGAGCAAATTGAAAAACAGCTCCACAAGCTGGTGGACGTTTTGCGCGTTAACGAACTGGGGCAGGGGCAGCACGTAGAGCGTGAAATCATGCTGGTGAAAGTCCAGGCCAGCGGTTACGGCCGCGAAGAAGTCAAACGTAATACGGAGATATTTCGCGGACAGATTATTGACGTTACGCCCTCCATTTATACGGTGCAGCTGGCTGGCACCAGCGATAAACTGGATGCCTTTCTTGCTACTCTGCGTGATGTCGCGCGGATCGTAGAAGTCGCACGTTCAGGTATCGTCGGGCTTTCACGCGGCGATAAAATCATGCGTTAA
- the cra gene encoding catabolite repressor/activator yields MKLDEIARLAGVSRTTASYVINGKAKQYRVSDKTVEKVMAVVREHNYHPNAVAAGLRAGRTRSIGLVIPDLENTSYTRIANYLERQARQRGYQLLIACSEDQPDNEMRCIEHLLQRQVDAIIVSTSLPPEHPFYQRWANDTFPIVALDRALDREHFTSVVGADQDDAEMLAAELRTFPAETVLYLGALPELSVSFLREQGFRTAWKDDPRDVHYLYANSYEREAAAQLFEKWLETHPMPQALFTTSFALLQGVMDVTLRRDGKLPSDLAIATFGDNELLDFLQCPVLAVAQRHRDVAERVLEIVLASLDEPRKPKPGLSRIRRNLYRRGVLNRR; encoded by the coding sequence GTGAAACTGGATGAAATCGCCCGGCTTGCCGGCGTCTCACGGACTACCGCCAGCTATGTGATTAACGGTAAAGCGAAGCAGTACCGGGTCAGCGATAAAACCGTTGAAAAAGTCATGGCGGTCGTGCGTGAGCACAACTACCACCCGAATGCGGTGGCGGCAGGGCTACGCGCAGGACGCACGCGCTCCATTGGTCTGGTGATCCCGGATCTGGAAAATACCAGCTACACCCGCATCGCTAACTACCTTGAACGCCAGGCGCGCCAACGCGGATATCAGCTGCTGATCGCCTGCTCGGAAGATCAGCCTGATAACGAAATGCGCTGTATTGAACACCTGCTTCAGCGTCAGGTTGATGCCATTATCGTTTCGACATCATTGCCGCCTGAACACCCTTTTTATCAGCGCTGGGCAAACGACACCTTTCCGATTGTTGCCCTGGATCGCGCTCTGGATCGTGAGCATTTCACCAGTGTTGTCGGCGCAGATCAGGATGATGCTGAAATGCTGGCCGCTGAGCTACGCACTTTCCCGGCGGAAACCGTACTTTATTTAGGCGCGCTGCCGGAGCTGTCGGTAAGCTTTCTGCGCGAGCAGGGGTTCCGTACTGCCTGGAAAGACGACCCGCGTGACGTTCATTATTTGTACGCCAACAGCTATGAACGGGAAGCCGCAGCGCAGCTGTTTGAGAAATGGCTGGAAACCCATCCGATGCCTCAGGCACTGTTCACTACCTCATTTGCGCTGCTGCAGGGTGTGATGGACGTGACCCTGCGCCGCGACGGTAAGCTGCCGTCCGATCTGGCTATCGCAACCTTTGGTGATAATGAACTGCTCGATTTCCTGCAGTGTCCTGTCCTGGCGGTTGCCCAGCGTCATCGTGACGTGGCAGAACGGGTGCTGGAAATTGTGCTGGCAAGCCTTGATGAGCCGCGTAAGCCAAAACCGGGGCTTAGCCGTATTCGTCGTAACCTCTATCGTCGCGGCGTGCTGAACCGGCGCTAA
- the mraZ gene encoding division/cell wall cluster transcriptional repressor MraZ, which translates to MFRGAAQVNLDSKGRLSVPTRYREMLIESASGQMVCTIDLHHPCLLLYPLPEWEIIERKLSRLSGMNPLERRVQRLLLGHASECQMDNAGRLLIAPVLRQHAGLTKEVMLVGQFNKFELWDETAWYQRVREDIDAEQSATGELSERLQDLSL; encoded by the coding sequence ATGTTCCGTGGTGCGGCACAGGTCAATCTGGACAGCAAAGGGCGGTTATCCGTACCGACCCGGTATCGGGAAATGCTGATTGAAAGCGCCTCCGGTCAAATGGTGTGTACTATTGATCTCCACCATCCTTGCCTGCTGCTTTACCCGTTGCCTGAATGGGAAATTATCGAGCGTAAATTGTCGCGCTTGTCGGGCATGAATCCCCTTGAGCGCCGCGTGCAGCGTTTGCTTTTGGGACACGCCAGCGAATGTCAGATGGACAACGCTGGCCGTTTATTGATAGCGCCGGTTTTACGGCAGCACGCCGGACTGACCAAAGAAGTGATGCTGGTTGGACAGTTCAACAAGTTTGAGCTGTGGGACGAAACGGCCTGGTATCAACGTGTCAGGGAAGATATCGACGCTGAGCAGTCCGCTACCGGAGAGCTATCGGAGCGGTTGCAGGACTTATCTTTATAA
- the rsmH gene encoding 16S rRNA (cytosine(1402)-N(4))-methyltransferase RsmH: protein MMENFKHKTVLLDEAVNGLNIRPDGIYIDGTFGRGGHSRLILGQLGPQGRLIAIDRDPEAIAVAQTFNDPRFSIVHGPFSALADYVRERDLIGKIDGILLDLGVSSPQLDDAERGFSFMRDGPLDMRMDPTRGQSAAEWLLKAEEADITWVLKTFGEERFAKRIARAIVERNRIEPMTRTKALAEVVAAATPVKDKFKHPATRTFQAVRIWVNSELEEIEQALKSSIEVLAPGGRLSIISFHSLEDRIVKRFMREQSRGPQVPHGLPMTEAQLSKLGGRQLRALGKLMPGDEEVAENPRARSSVLRIAERTDA from the coding sequence ATGATGGAAAATTTTAAACACAAAACGGTTCTGCTGGATGAGGCCGTTAACGGCCTGAATATTCGTCCGGATGGTATTTATATTGATGGCACCTTTGGGCGCGGTGGACACTCACGTCTGATCCTCGGGCAACTCGGCCCCCAGGGACGTCTGATCGCTATCGATCGCGATCCTGAAGCCATTGCTGTGGCTCAGACTTTCAACGATCCTCGTTTCTCTATTGTTCATGGACCTTTCTCCGCGCTGGCGGATTATGTGCGTGAACGCGATCTTATCGGCAAAATCGACGGTATTCTCCTCGATCTCGGCGTCTCTTCGCCGCAGCTTGACGATGCTGAACGTGGTTTTTCTTTTATGCGTGACGGCCCGCTGGACATGCGTATGGATCCCACGCGTGGGCAATCCGCCGCCGAATGGCTGCTGAAAGCGGAAGAAGCTGATATCACCTGGGTGTTGAAAACCTTTGGTGAAGAGCGATTCGCTAAACGTATCGCCCGCGCTATTGTCGAGCGTAATCGTATTGAACCGATGACCCGCACCAAAGCTCTGGCTGAAGTGGTGGCCGCTGCAACACCGGTAAAAGATAAGTTTAAACATCCCGCTACTCGTACTTTCCAGGCCGTGCGCATTTGGGTAAACAGCGAACTGGAAGAGATTGAGCAGGCGCTGAAAAGCTCCATTGAGGTGCTGGCCCCGGGCGGTCGTCTCTCTATTATCAGTTTCCACTCGCTGGAAGACCGTATTGTTAAACGCTTTATGCGTGAGCAAAGCCGTGGACCGCAGGTGCCGCACGGGTTACCGATGACCGAAGCGCAGCTCAGCAAGCTGGGCGGGCGACAGCTTCGGGCGCTGGGTAAGCTGATGCCGGGCGATGAAGAAGTGGCTGAGAATCCACGCGCCCGCAGCTCCGTATTGCGTATTGCGGAAAGGACTGACGCATGA
- the ftsL gene encoding cell division protein FtsL, which yields MIARVTEALDKIKGSMVSKERHALPGVIGNDLLRFGKLPLCLFVCIIISAVTVVTTAHHTRLLTAQREQMVVERDALDIEWRNLILEENALGDHSRVERIATDKLQMQHVDPSQENIVVQK from the coding sequence ATGATCGCCAGAGTGACAGAAGCCTTAGACAAAATTAAAGGCTCCATGGTCAGCAAAGAGCGTCATGCCCTGCCAGGCGTTATTGGCAACGACCTTTTGCGCTTTGGCAAACTGCCACTCTGTCTTTTTGTTTGCATCATTATCTCGGCGGTGACCGTCGTGACAACCGCGCACCATACGCGTTTGCTGACGGCACAGCGCGAGCAAATGGTGGTAGAGCGTGACGCACTCGACATTGAATGGCGTAACCTGATCCTCGAAGAAAATGCCCTTGGCGATCACAGCCGGGTAGAGCGGATCGCAACGGATAAGCTGCAAATGCAGCATGTCGATCCTTCGCAAGAAAATATCGTGGTACAGAAATAA